The Clostridium aceticum genomic interval TTAGGAAGACATTTGCTGAATTATGTTGTTAAGTTTTAGGGATATATTGACAAAAAACGGGTTATTCTATATAATGCAAGTAAATTAAAAATTATATAGATAACCAATCTTATACCTTAACAAAATAAGCCCTCCTGCGGTTTCGGAAATGCATACGGTCTGCATTTTGTTAAACTTTGTAGTTGATTATCTATAAACAGCGATGATGAGAAGGAGTAATATTACTTGATGCTTACTAGAGAGGAGGTTCTTGGCTGGAAAACCTCTAGATAGAGTATATGAAGCAGTCTCTGAGCTATAATCTTGAAATAACTATAGTTAAATTAGAGATTATCGGTAAATCCGTTATCTTTTTCCTATGAGCGACCGTTTATACGGTAATTAGGGTGGTACCGCGAGAATACTCTCGTCCCTACTATGATATTGAAAAGTAAGGATGGGGGTTTTTTATTGTACAGATTTAAGGAGGAATTCATGTGGAAAAAAAAGGTTTAAACGAAATTAGACAACTGTTTTTAGATTTTTTTAAATCAAAGGATCATCTAGTAAGATCTAGTTATCCATTAGTACCTCAGAATGATAAAAGTTTGTTATTAATTAATGCAGGAATGGCACCTTTAAAACCATATTTTGCTGGAACAGAGGTCCCTCCTAATAAAAGAATGGCAACTTGTCAAAAGTGTATTCGTACAGGAGACATAGAAAATGTGGGACATACAGCACGACATGCTACCTTTTTTGAAATGTTAGGAAACTTTTCCTTTGGAGATTACTTTAAAGAGGAATCTATCTTATGGGGTTGGGAATTTGTTATCCAGCATCTAAAAATGCCAGAAGACAAACTATGGGCTTCTGTCTACTTGGATGATGATGAAGCTTATGAGATATGGAGTAAAAAAGTAGGAGTTTCAGAAGATAAAATTGTTAGACTAGGAAAAGAAGATAACTTTTGGGAAATCGGCGTAGGTCCCTGTGGTCCATGCTCAGAAATTTATTTTGATCGTGGGGAAAAGTATGGCTGTGGTAAAGCAGACTGTAAACCGGGTTGCGACTGTGACCGTTACGTTGAATTTTGGAATCATGTATTTACACAGTTTGATAAAGACGAGGCAGGCAACTATAATCTTCTACCTAATCCAAATATCGATACAGGTATGGGGCTGGAGAGAGTAGCTTGTATTATGCAGGATGTGGATTCTATCTTTGAAGTAGATACCATGAAATATATACTAGATCAGGCTTGCCAAATTACATCATCAACATACAATAAAGACGAAGCAACAAACATATCTCTTCGTATTATTACAGACCATATCCGTTCTGTTACCTTTATGGTGAGTGATGGTATTTTGCCAAGCAATGAAGGTAGAGGTTATGTTTTAAGAAGGTTATTAAGAAGAGCAGCACGACATGGAAAAATACTTGGTGTACAAAAAAGTTTCTTATATCAATTAGTGGATGCTGTAATAAAGATGTATGGTGAAATGTACACAGAACTACAAGAAAAAGAAGATTATATTAAGAGAGTAATCCAAGTAGAGGAAGAACGTTTTCAGGAAACGATTGATCAAGGTTTAGATATTTTAAATGAATATATCAAAAATCTACAAACGGCAAAAGAAAGTACATTAACAGGGGAACTGGCCTTCAAACTCTATGACACTTATGGATTTCCGCTAGACTTGACCAAAGAAATTTTAGAAGAAAAAGGATTACAGGTAGACCTTCAGGGCTTTGAAGAAGAAATGACAAAACAAAGAGAACGAGCTAGACAAGCTAGAGGCACAGGAGATACAGAGGGCTGGAAGGAAGATGTTTTTTCAAGCCTTAGCATGGATATTACTACAAACTTCAAAGGCTATGAAGAAACCAAAAATACAGGGAAAGTGTTAGCGATCGTTAAGGAAAATGCTATTGTAGATACTGCAAAAGAGGGAGAGGAAATTATTGTCATCCTAGATGAAACCACTTTTTACGGAGAAGGTGGAGGACAAATAGGGGACGTAGGTGTCATCTATAATGAGGTGTTTCAAGGCATCGTAACCGACACAAAAAAAGGAATCAATAATAGAATTCATCAAGCAGTCACCATCAAGGCAGGAACCTTGAAGGTGGGGGATGTGATCACTACAGAAGTAGAAGAAAAAACCAGAAAAAATACCGCTAGAAATCATACCGCAACCCATTTGTTACATAAGGCACTAAAGGAAGTAGTGGGGGAACATGTACAACAGGCAGGGTCCTTTGTGACATCAGAAAGACTAAGGTTTGACTTTACTCACTTTGAAGGTCTAAAAACTGAGGAAATAAAAGAAATAGAAGAAAAAATCAACCAACAAATCATGGCTGGATTACAAGTCGGCGTTTTAGAAACCACTCCTAAAGAAGCAAAAGCAATGGGAGCAGAAGCTTTGTTTGGAGAAAAATATGGTGAAACCGTAAGGGTTGTGAAGGTAGGAGACTACAGCATCGAATTATGTGGAGGTACCCACATAAAAAACAGCAGTGAGATAGGCATGTTCTTCATCCTCAGTGAGGGGGGCGTGGCCTCTGGTGTAAGAAGAATAGAGGCAGTTACTGGTGCAGAGGCATATAGATTTGTTAAAAACCAGCAAAACACCCTACAAAAAGCTGCTGAGTTGTTGAAAACCTCACCAAGTAATATGGTTAGCCGTCTAGAGACCTTTGTTGTAGAGACCAAAGAAAAAGATCGTGAAATCAGTAGGTTAAAGGCACAATTAGCTACAGGAGCTGTAGATGAGCTGTTGGAAAAGGTAAAAATTATCCAAGATACAAAAGTAATTGTTACTAAGGTAGATGTTGAAGGCGTAGAAGATTTAAGAAAGTTAGGAGATACCTTAAAAGAAAAAATACAGTCAGGGGTTGTTTTACTAGCTTCTGAAGCAGAAGGTAAGGTAAGCTTTGTAGCTACTGCTACAAAGGATCTTTTAGGTAAAGGGGTACATGCAGGAAACCTTGTGAAGGAGGCGGCAAAAATCACCGGTGGTGGTGGTGGTGGAAGACCTGATATGGCTCAAGCTGGCGGTAAGAATCCAGAAAAAATAAAAGAAGCATTAGAAGCAGTAGAAGAATTATTAAAAAAGCAATTAAATGGATAAAATAATAGAGCATGGTTCCCATGCTCTATTATTTTACATAAACCACTTTTCAACATTTTCCAAATCTCATTGGAGGAAAGGATAGAGTATGATAAAATAGAATTAAATTAGGAAAGAGAGGGGAATATAAATGGGAGAAAAGTTTAATCTAACAATGAAATTTAATTTAGATAAAGAGAAGGAAAAACAGGTTCAGGAAATTATTATAAGCGTATATGAAGCTTTAGAAGAAAAAGGGTATAATCCCATTAATCAGTTTATAGGCTATATTTTATCAGGAGATCCAACCTATATTACGAATCATAGTAATGCCCGTAGTATTATTAGAAAAATTGAGCGTGATGAGTTATTGGAGGAACTGCTAAAAACATATTTAGAAAAAAATAGGAGCGAATAAGTTTGAAAATCAAAAAAGTATGGCTTTTTATGTTATTGACATCACTTATAACAATACATACCTACTATTCTACAGTCCATGGATTAGATTCTCAAAAAACCCCTAAAGTGGTCATGTTGGTGATAAATCGTGTGGATTTTCAGGATTTATACAACATGCCCAACATGAGAGTGCT includes:
- the alaS gene encoding alanine--tRNA ligase — protein: MEKKGLNEIRQLFLDFFKSKDHLVRSSYPLVPQNDKSLLLINAGMAPLKPYFAGTEVPPNKRMATCQKCIRTGDIENVGHTARHATFFEMLGNFSFGDYFKEESILWGWEFVIQHLKMPEDKLWASVYLDDDEAYEIWSKKVGVSEDKIVRLGKEDNFWEIGVGPCGPCSEIYFDRGEKYGCGKADCKPGCDCDRYVEFWNHVFTQFDKDEAGNYNLLPNPNIDTGMGLERVACIMQDVDSIFEVDTMKYILDQACQITSSTYNKDEATNISLRIITDHIRSVTFMVSDGILPSNEGRGYVLRRLLRRAARHGKILGVQKSFLYQLVDAVIKMYGEMYTELQEKEDYIKRVIQVEEERFQETIDQGLDILNEYIKNLQTAKESTLTGELAFKLYDTYGFPLDLTKEILEEKGLQVDLQGFEEEMTKQRERARQARGTGDTEGWKEDVFSSLSMDITTNFKGYEETKNTGKVLAIVKENAIVDTAKEGEEIIVILDETTFYGEGGGQIGDVGVIYNEVFQGIVTDTKKGINNRIHQAVTIKAGTLKVGDVITTEVEEKTRKNTARNHTATHLLHKALKEVVGEHVQQAGSFVTSERLRFDFTHFEGLKTEEIKEIEEKINQQIMAGLQVGVLETTPKEAKAMGAEALFGEKYGETVRVVKVGDYSIELCGGTHIKNSSEIGMFFILSEGGVASGVRRIEAVTGAEAYRFVKNQQNTLQKAAELLKTSPSNMVSRLETFVVETKEKDREISRLKAQLATGAVDELLEKVKIIQDTKVIVTKVDVEGVEDLRKLGDTLKEKIQSGVVLLASEAEGKVSFVATATKDLLGKGVHAGNLVKEAAKITGGGGGGRPDMAQAGGKNPEKIKEALEAVEELLKKQLNG
- a CDS encoding IreB family regulatory phosphoprotein, giving the protein MGEKFNLTMKFNLDKEKEKQVQEIIISVYEALEEKGYNPINQFIGYILSGDPTYITNHSNARSIIRKIERDELLEELLKTYLEKNRSE